The following nucleotide sequence is from Haliscomenobacter hydrossis DSM 1100.
TGTAAATGGAGTGAATACAAATTTGCTGAGTCTGGACATCTACCACTTTGGACAGGCCACACCTAAAAAACCGGTTGTTGTTTATGTGCACGGAGGGGGTTTTGCAGTGGGGGACAAAGCCAATAATTTGGTCAACAAGCAGAATTTATGCTCATCTTTAGGGTATATTCTTGTGAGCATCAATTACAGATTAAGCCCCGCATCCTATAGCACAGACCCCTACCGAGTCATGTATCCTACCCACAATAATGACGTAGCCGATGCCGTAAAATGGATTTACGACAACATTGGCGATTATGGTGGCAACAATCAAAAAATTGCCCTTTTGGGCCATAGTGCAGGCGCTCACTTAGTTGCCTTAACTGGGACGAGCAATCAATTCCTTCCGTCAAGAAAGATCAACTTGAGTACGTTGAAAGGTGTTGCTTGTATAGATACAGAAGGGTACGATGTGGAAGCAAGATGCAAAGAAAAGAATGAAGTCTATCTTAATGCCTTTGGGCAGTCAAATACATTCTGGTTTGAAGCATCGCCCATCAATAATTTATTTATGGGAACCGCATACCCTAAGTTTTTTATAGCAAAGCGAGGAAATAGCTCACGTATTGGTTATGCAAACGCTTTTATTACAAAACTTCTGGTTACTGGCGTTTCGGTGAGCGAAGTTACCGCTAATCAATATGACCATGAAGGCATCAATGACGCTATTGGTGCACCGGGAGAAATAGCGATAACCGAGCCTTTAAAAGCATTTTTTGCTCAGTGTTTTAGGTGATTAATTAATTGATTGTGTTTATAGTGTAATTTTTAAGTACGATTTAAGCCTTATTCTTGTTTACTATTGCACTTTATATGACCGACAACAAAGACATTTGGATCAAAACGGGATACGAAATTTTTGCTTTATAGGGTGAAAATGGATTGAAAATTGAAGTACTTGCTAAAAAAGTAGGCATCAGCAAATCTTCATTTTACCACCATTTTGTTGACTTGGAAATTTTCACTCTGGGTTAACTTTTTATACTGGACACATTCACGCCCCCTGCTGCACAATCACGAAATACAAGGGCATTCCGATGGTAATATTGAATGGAAAAGTAACGCCCAATGCCATGGGGATGTATAACCCGGGATCCGCATTGGGTGCAGCCAATTGCATCGCAGCAGGAACGGCTATGTACGAGGCACTAGCCGCCAGGATGGCAAAAATGAAGCGGTTGCCTGGATCATGGGTAACCAAGTGGCTCAGGTAGGCCGCAACACAGCCATTTATGGCAGGAATAATGATGGCAAAAAGGGTGACAAACCAACCATATCGCCAAAATGTAGCAAAGCGTTTGGCAGTTACAATCCCCATTTCTAAAAGAAACAGCGCCAAAAAACCTTTAAAAATATCGGTGGTGAATGGTTTGATGCCTTCGGCTTGCTTGGTGTCGGCGATGAGTCCAATAACGAGACTCCCAATGATCATCAATACACTTCCATTGGTAAAGGAATGTTTGAGCAATTTGCCCAAACTTACCTTTTCCGAGGCCTCACTTACTTTATCAAATTGCATCATCAAAATTACGCCCACAATGATCGCAGGCGCTTCCATGAGTGCCATCACCGCTACCATATGCCCGCCTGAAGTGAGTTTTTCCATTTCCAGAAAAGACACCGCTGCTACAAAAGTCACTGCGCTTACAGAGCCGTAGGAGGCTGCAACTGCGCCAGCATCGCTGACACTGAGTTTCTTTTTCAGGATAAAAAAGGTATACAATGGAATGATAGCAGCCAATGCCAATCCAAATAAGAGGGAGTAAACAATCTCTGCATTAAATCCACTGTGTGCTAGCTCCTGTCCACCTTTGAAACCAATAGAAAACAGGAGGTACAGGGAGATAAATCGACTCGATGATGCAGGTATTTCCAGGTCGCTTTTTAAGCAGGTGGCAATAATACCTAATACAAAAAAAAGTAAAGTTGGATTGGTCAGGTTACTCAGTAAAATTTGAAATTCCATGTAAAGGCGTGTTTATGGATTGTCAGCGTTGCAAATGGAAGCGTTTCTGAGGAGGACACAATGGCGGTGATCCCATTATTTATTATCAATCATTCCGGTTTTGTGCATAAAGCCGAGAGTATAAAGCCCAATAAGTAGCGCAAGGGCTTTTACAAATGCGGCCACAAAGGGATCTTCTGTGCTGAGGGCGAGTAGAATGCTGACAGCTGACAGTAGCATGCCACTTAAAGAAATTAGTTGATTGACCATAAAGCGTTGTTTAAAGAAATTTTGCGGCGCAAAAATGGTAGCCTTATTTCATTTGTTTTTATTTATGTTTTAAATGTAAATTATAAATTTTTTTTATGAGGCTGGTTTTGCTTTTTTCATAAAACAAGAATGTCCTGTTCTCGATTAGACTTGAGAACAGGACACTTCTTTTAACTACAATTTGAACTTATCTTATTGCTTACTAAA
It contains:
- a CDS encoding alpha/beta hydrolase — its product is MTQSLTALCLSITLISLTSCSKTDTEVSLQPLSYLKNTVQYKSVNGVNTNLLSLDIYHFGQATPKKPVVVYVHGGGFAVGDKANNLVNKQNLCSSLGYILVSINYRLSPASYSTDPYRVMYPTHNNDVADAVKWIYDNIGDYGGNNQKIALLGHSAGAHLVALTGTSNQFLPSRKINLSTLKGVACIDTEGYDVEARCKEKNEVYLNAFGQSNTFWFEASPINNLFMGTAYPKFFIAKRGNSSRIGYANAFITKLLVTGVSVSEVTANQYDHEGINDAIGAPGEIAITEPLKAFFAQCFR
- a CDS encoding sodium-dependent bicarbonate transport family permease — protein: MEFQILLSNLTNPTLLFFVLGIIATCLKSDLEIPASSSRFISLYLLFSIGFKGGQELAHSGFNAEIVYSLLFGLALAAIIPLYTFFILKKKLSVSDAGAVAASYGSVSAVTFVAAVSFLEMEKLTSGGHMVAVMALMEAPAIIVGVILMMQFDKVSEASEKVSLGKLLKHSFTNGSVLMIIGSLVIGLIADTKQAEGIKPFTTDIFKGFLALFLLEMGIVTAKRFATFWRYGWFVTLFAIIIPAINGCVAAYLSHLVTHDPGNRFIFAILAASASYIAVPAAMQLAAPNADPGLYIPMALGVTFPFNITIGMPLYFVIVQQGA